The genomic region CCGACGGCACCCGCGTGCAACCGAAGCGCAGGTTCAAGACCGTCGACGAGGCGAAGGACTGGCACTCCTCTACGACCGCCGACCTTGCGGCCGGCACGCACACCCCGCCGTCGGACCTCACGGTGCGCGAGGCAGTCGAGGCGTGGCTCGCCGCGAAGGCCGCACGGGTGAAGCCGACAACCGCCGACGCGTACACCGCCGCGCTGGCCCCGGTGGTGGACCGCTACGGCGACACCAAGGTGCAGGCGATCACCAAGCACGATGTCGAGGCGTTGATCACCGAGCTGCGCACCGGGACGATTGACCGCGGCGTCTGGAAGCGCACCAGCATCAACCCCATGCTCGCCCGGTGGAAGAAGGTCTGGGCAGACCTCCACGCGCAAGGCATCCTCGCCCGCAACGTCGTGGCGCTCGTGGAGCCGCTCCGGAAACCGTCTGGCGAACTCGACTTGAAGATCGACGACTCGCTCAGCGAGGACGAGGTCGACCAGCTCTGCGCGGCGCACGGCGAGGGTTCCGACGAGTATGCACGCAGACGCGAACTCTTCGTGCATCTGGCGCTGCTTGGACTCCGCCGCGCGGAGCTCGCCGGGTTGCGCTGGAGCGCCGTCGATCTCACCGCCGAGATGCCCACGATCACCGTGCAGGCGACCCGGGTATCGACTGGGTCCGGCATCATCACGCAGGATGACGCGAAGACGATCAGCTCCCGGCGGACGCTCCCGATCCCGCCGCACCTGTTGCCGATCCTGCGTCGCGTACGGCACGAGCAGGTGCACGCGAAGGTGCGGCTCGGGGTGCGGTGGGAAGGCAGTGAGGACTGGCATCTGTTCTGCCACGACTTCGGCAAGGCGCTCTCGCCGCGCACGTTGAACGCGTGGTGGACGAAGTCGTTGAGCGATGCCGGACTCGACCACCGACGCCTCCACGCCAGCCGCCACACCGCAGCTTCGCTGCTCGCGCTGCGTGGGTGCCCCGTGCAGATCATCGCGGCGTGGTTGGGCCACGCCGACGGAGGCGTGCTGGCGATGCGCGTCTACGTTCACACGCCGGGGGAGGCGCTCGGCGGTGCGGCCGCGTTGCTGAGTAAGGGGAACGGAGGGTGACCGGCTGAGCGCCTCCCCCGGTGTAGCTCAAGATGTTTCGGCGGTGATCGTCTCCGCGACTCGAACACGAAACAGCCCCGCTCTCCAAGGAGAAGCGGGGCTGTTCGGGTCCTGGTCAACGGCCGGTACGAGTGGCCGTGCCGGCAGCCGGAGTCGGCCGGCACTCCGCGGCGTTGCGATCCACGTCGGCGGCGTCGACGCGGTGCAGCCGACCATCACGACTCCCCGGGGCGAGCGCCCACACGGTGTCGTCGAAACCGGTGACGATCCGTGCGCAGTACCCGCCGACGCGTGCGGTGCCGATCTCAGCTGGCGGCCCGGCGACGTTGCCGCGCGGCGGGCTCAGCCAGAGCGCCCCGCCGGCTGCGACTGCGACGAGCACGGTGGCCAACATGGTGACGGGGCTGCGGATCCAGTCGCGCAGGGCGGCGGTGACGGCGCTCATCGGGCACCTCCCGGCCGCACGCGATCGCCGCATGCGTACTGATCGCGATCCCGTGCCAGTGCCACGCCCTCGGTCGGGGCGGCACCGGAGCGGTTCATCACCCACACCTCACCGGACGGGAGCAGCAGCCCGGTGTGGCAGGCGGCGACACCGCCGCTCGGCGCGGCGAACATGAACGGCATTCCGTTGCGCATCGCGGCCTGTGCCGTGCCGCGCCACACCTCGGTGGAGAGCCACACCAGGTCAGGCACCGCGGGGCCATCCGCGCTCGGCGGGATCTCCATGCCGGCGCTGTTCGGCTTCACGACGCCGTTGCCGACGCACGGCATCAACTTGCCGGCGCGGTTCATCACCGCGCCCACGGTCGGGGCGGGAGCGGCGGACACGAACCAGGGCCGCGCGTCTCCGGGGACCTTCTGACGGCGAGCGAAAACGCCGGCGGACACCTCATCGAGCGCCACGTCGGCCAAACTTTCGACGACCTCTCCGCGCGCCTGGACACAACGCGACTTCAGACGGTTTCAACGTTCACAACAGCTGACGAAGCGGCCTCCGCTGTCAGCACCGCACTCCAACACAATCAGCAACTCCTCAACGATTGGGTCGCAAACGGAGCGCCACGCAAACTCGAGCTCGATGCGCCCTTCACCGGCGGGACAGTACTGGAACGTGGCGCCGCTGAAGCGGTAACGGGTACCAGCGTTAAAGTGGTGCTCAAAGGTGACGGAAACGGTGGATGGTACGTGTTGACAGGATTCCCCAAGCCATGAACGACGGCTCGATCTCCACGGACTTGTACCAATTCCTAGCTACGAACTTCCATCAAGACTGGGATCTGGAAGCCGACGACTGGGAAGGCATCGTCGACAACTATGTCAACGAAGATCCCGTCGCCGAGCCCCTACGGACCCTGGCTCAGGAGATCGATGACTTGCGCGAGGCCCGTGCGGAAGCGGACCTGAAACAATTCCTGGTGCGCAAAGTCGGCGTCGACTACGGACCCGACCCGCTGACCTACAAGGAGTGGCTGGGCCAGATCGCGGATCGGTTACGCGATCGGGCTGCCGGGATCGACAGTAACGGCGCGTCCTAGCGTTGAGCACCTGCAGAACCCTCTGGAGCGGCACAGCCTGGATGGGCTCCGCGTTCGTGAACGCGTTCTGGGTCGCGACCTCGGAGACCCCCGAGTGGATCGCTGCCCGTACCGACGCACTGCGGACCCAGCTGGGTGAGATCCTGGGCGTCACGCACTGGGCCACCGCCCGCGGCGATCGCTGGCAGGGTGACCTGGAGGCGCTGGTCGGCATAGTCCGCCGACACCAGATGCGCGAGCACGTCGCCGAAGGCGTCGAAGGCGACAGCCTCCCCGGCGAGGGATACTCCATGGTCCTGCTGGGGGCGGGGTCATCGGTCCGTGTGAACGTCTCGGTCCATGCCGGATCCGTCAGCCTCGGCGGGAGGATCCCCAGCCATGACCTTCATATCGAACTCCGGGAGACCTCGCCCGGCGGCCTCACCAGTGACGTGGGCGACGCGGTGTGCGCGGCCGTCGCGTCCGCCTGGCGACCTGCGACGCTGACACTGACCGACACCGCGACCAATCGCCTTGCACGCCGCGGCGGTTGGAAGATCGGAGCCGGCTACCGCACCTGGATCAGCTCCGAGGTGGGAACCATCGGTCGGGTCGCGGACGGGCTCACGGCGACGGAACTGGCCGGAGGAACGCTGATCTCGGCTCCGGACGACTGGTCGGCCGAACAGGTGGTCGCCGCGATGACGGAGACACTCGCCGCGAACGGTCTCGACGAAGTACCGCACTGAGCGCGACGAGGGGGATGACCATGGCCGCCTTGATGGGACAGCTGCTGTTCTTCGCGATGGTCGCAGCGGTGGTCGGCGGCGTGATCTGGGCGGTGTCGGTGATGCGCAAGCCGCGCCCGCCGCTCGAAGAGCACGACGAAGACGAGTGGTGACCCGGTTCTCCACGGCAACGTCACGGGAGCGAGACATCCACTAGCACAGGCGGATCAGGGGGACGGGTGATGGTTGAGTACGTGCTCGCCGAAGGCGGTGGCACGCCGTGGGTCGGCCCCGCGATCCGCGCGGTCTTGTTCATCGCCGCGGGTGGGGCGCTGGTCGTAGTCGGTGTTCGCCGACGTGTCGCCCGCGCTCGCTGGAACCGCGAAGATGAGCTTCGCCTGCTGCATCCGGACGGGTCGGCGCGATCGGACGTCCACCGCACATCGAACCCGCACTCCGGCGGAATCTGGCCCATCGCAGTCGGTGCTGTGATCCTGATCCTCGGGCTCCTGCACATCCTCGACCTCGTTGCGACCCTCCACGTGTCGGGAGTGATCTGACGACTTCGGGCAGCTGGGGCAGGTTCAGGCCCTCGGGGTACAGATCCCTCACCAGCCCATCGTCGCACCGAAATCGGTGCCGAACCCGCACCGCATCCGGGCCGCCCCCACGTCGAACGCGCGGTCAACCCTCCGCTTCGTTCGGGAGCTCATCGAGAGCCCAGAACACGCCGGCAAGGAATGCCTTCAGGCGAGCGTCGTAGTCGTTGCGAAGTTGGTGGTCGTCGTCGGGAATCTCATCGAGCGGGTTTAGGCCGAGTGCTTCGTAGACGTACGAATGAGCCTTGGCTTGAGCCGCGGCTGTGTGGTCGAGGTAGCTCACAGGGATGCTCCTTACGTGTGCGATCGCATGACGCATTATTCAGCGTGCGAGCAGCTGAGTTCGGACACAGGGGTAAGCGTGGAGGCAGAGCGCTACGCCACGCGGCGCTGCACATCCTCGGCGCGGATCAGCCACGCCCCCGGCGTCGGGGTGTCGGCGCCGGCCCGCACCGCGGTCTGCGTCCCGCGAGTGATCCGCACCTGCAGTGCCTGTCGGGTGATCCCGAGCTCGGCTGCGGCTTCGGCCACCGACAGGTACCCGTGCTCGCGGCGCCACTCCGCGGCGGCCTTGCGGCTGCGGGGCACCGCGTCGATCCACTCGCGCCTCGTCACCCAGCGGTGCTCGTAGCGGACCGCCTGCAGGCGGCTGTCGCCGATCATTCTGATCACGGTGTCGCGGTGCACGTCGAGCAGTTCGACGGCATCGGCGATGGTCAGGTAGCCCTCGGCGTGCAGGGCCGCTTCTTCGCGACGGAAGCGCGCGCGGAGTCCTTCGGCCGCGCGGTCGTAGGCGGTCATGCGACGTCCTCCTCGGCCTCGGCCAGTGCGCGGTACACGGTCGCGCGACTGCACTTCAAGGTGCGTGCCACCTCGTCGACTGGTACGCCGCCCGCGCGGAGCAGCACGGCGTGCCGCTTCTCCTCCGCGGTGAGCTTCGCCGGCCGGCCACCGTAGCGTCCCTTGGCGCGCGCCGCGGCCAGACCGGCGCGGGTCCGCTCCTGCAGCAGGTCCCGCTCCATCGCCGCGAGAGCCGCGAGCATCACGAACCAGAACCGCCCCATCGCCGTGCTCGTGTCGATCGACTCGGTGACCGAGTGCAGCTGCACACCCGTCTGCTCGAACCTCTCACCGAGTTCGACGAGGTGCTTCATGCCACGACTCAACCGGGACAGGGAGTAGACGACCACGGTGTCGCCGGGGCGGAGGTCGGCGAGCATCGCATCGAATCGCGGCCGGGAGATCGCGGCGCCCGAGACCCCGTGGTCGACGTAGAGTGCGTCGATCCCGGCGCGGTCGAGAGCGGCGACTTGGAGAGCTTCGTCCTGTTCGTCCGTCGAGACGCGCGCGTAGCCGAGACGGCGGCCGGCGGGAGCGGAGACGGTGCTGTCGGTGTCCATGCGCCCGGTTTAGCAGAACCACCCGACAAATCGAGTTGTGGAACGCGTTGCGGGGCTTGAGTTCTGCAACAGGTTTCTGCGACGGGAAGTGCTGCGGAGACGGTGTCGGTCTCAGATCATGCGCAAGTGACCGTTTTTGAAATCGGGTCTGAGTGGTCGTCGCGCCGGCACCCGGACTCCGCACGCGAGGGTCGCGCCGCGCGCACCATCTCGGCGGTGCTGCCGACATGGTGTCCGCATGACCGAGCAGCGCACCCCGTTCCAGCACGCAGTAGCCAACCCCAGCGTCCGCAAGGACATCGCCGCCGCCGTGCGCGACGGAATCCCGGTTGAGCAGTTGGCGGAGGCGTTCAACATCAGCGAGTCGACTGTGCGGTCCTACGCCGCGGAATGGCGAGGGGCACACCGAAAAGTGCAGCTGCTCACCGACTGGGAGAAGTCCGCGATCATCGAGGGTTGCGCCCGCGGTGCGCGACGGCGATGGGAACGCACGTACTCGCCTGAGGTCGTGCGCCAGGTGCTCGGCGAGGTCTGAGCAAACGAAGGTGCACCTGGCAGGTGCACCCTAAAGGTGTTGCGTGACTCCAGGATGACACGTGGCTTGTCATGCTGGAGGCATGAACCAGCAAACTCAGAAGATGCCCGGGAAGTTCTTCCCCCACGCCATCGAAGACGAACAGACACGCATCCGAATCGCGGAGCGGGCGCAGGCCGGTGAGTCCGTCTCAGCCCTCGCCGAGGAGTACGGCGTGAGCACCCGCACGGTGATGCGGTACCGCGACGCCCTCGAAGGCGGTGAGTGACGTGGCGACCGTGAGCACTGAAGATCTGCAGTGGAGCCGCGGAGGGCTGGGCAACGGCGGCGGACTCGGAGGTCGACGGCAGCAGCCTGCGTCCGAGCCGAAGTCGGAACCGAAGGCCGCACCGGCAGCGGATGCGCCGAAGCCCGACACCGACAGCTCGAAGACCGAGCCCGACAAGGCATCTCCGAGTCCCGACGCGTCGAAGCCCGCCGACACTAAGCCTGCCTCGGACGTGAAGAAGTTCAACCCCACCGTCGGAAAAGCCATGACGAAGATGGGCGTGCCGCCCAGCGCCGTCCGGGCGATCAAGGGATCCGTGCCATCCCGGCCGCGCCTGCGACACAGCACAATCCGAACAGCGGGATGCGTTTGACGTCCGGTCGCAGCCCGAGTCGCGAGGCGATCCGGGCGTCGATCGTCGGCACGGCCACCCCGGTGCTGGACACCGTCACGATGGTGTCGACCTCGTGCGGCGCCAGGTGCGCGGCCTGCAGGGCCACACGCACCGCCCGCTCGCCGAGGCGACGGCGGTGCCCGCGATGCGGGGCGCTCCGATCCGTGGTGCGGCGCGGTGAGTGGAGGAGGCGTAGTGCGTTGTATCTGTCATGAAGGGGGCACGACGCCGCCTTCGACCGCGTTCACCAAGGTGACGCAGCACACACGAGAACGCCGAAACCTATTGTCGTAGAACAGATTTCCGTTACACGGCGGTTCTGGCAACCGCCCGTGACGCCGGTGGGAGACTGCTGGGAGTTACTCGCCCCTGAAGTTCGGCGGGCGCTTCTCGAACAGTGCGGTGACCGCCTCGCCCAGGTCCTTCGACGGCAGGAACGCGGAGTTCCAGGCGGCCACGTAGCGCAGGCTCTCCGACACGCGGGCGATGCGCTGCTGGTCGAGCACGTCCTTGACGCCGTGCACCGTCAGCGGCGGGTTGGCGGCGATCTCGGCGGCGGTGGCGTGCGCGGCGGCCAGCGAGGCCTCGGCGTCGTCGAACACGTCGTTGACCAGGCCGATCTTCTCGGCGCGGGCGGCGTCGATGTCCTTACCGGTCAGCGCCAGCTCACGCAGGTGCCCGTCGGACAGGATCAGCGGCAGCCGGGCCAGCGAGCCCACGTCGGCGACGATGGCCAGCTTGACCTCGCGCACCGAGAACTTGGCGTCGGCGCTGGCGTAGCGGATGTCCACGGCGCTGATCAGGTCGACGC from Mycolicibacterium phlei harbors:
- a CDS encoding site-specific integrase, encoding MARLPSYITRCEGKRGPTYEARVSYVAPDGTRVQPKRRFKTVDEAKDWHSSTTADLAAGTHTPPSDLTVREAVEAWLAAKAARVKPTTADAYTAALAPVVDRYGDTKVQAITKHDVEALITELRTGTIDRGVWKRTSINPMLARWKKVWADLHAQGILARNVVALVEPLRKPSGELDLKIDDSLSEDEVDQLCAAHGEGSDEYARRRELFVHLALLGLRRAELAGLRWSAVDLTAEMPTITVQATRVSTGSGIITQDDAKTISSRRTLPIPPHLLPILRRVRHEQVHAKVRLGVRWEGSEDWHLFCHDFGKALSPRTLNAWWTKSLSDAGLDHRRLHASRHTAASLLALRGCPVQIIAAWLGHADGGVLAMRVYVHTPGEALGGAAALLSKGNGG
- a CDS encoding RNase A-like domain-containing protein, coding for MDTTRLQTVSTFTTADEAASAVSTALQHNQQLLNDWVANGAPRKLELDAPFTGGTVLERGAAEAVTGTSVKVVLKGDGNGGWYVLTGFPKP
- a CDS encoding contact-dependent growth inhibition system immunity protein, with product MNDGSISTDLYQFLATNFHQDWDLEADDWEGIVDNYVNEDPVAEPLRTLAQEIDDLREARAEADLKQFLVRKVGVDYGPDPLTYKEWLGQIADRLRDRAAGIDSNGAS
- a CDS encoding helix-turn-helix domain-containing protein, whose translation is MTAYDRAAEGLRARFRREEAALHAEGYLTIADAVELLDVHRDTVIRMIGDSRLQAVRYEHRWVTRREWIDAVPRSRKAAAEWRREHGYLSVAEAAAELGITRQALQVRITRGTQTAVRAGADTPTPGAWLIRAEDVQRRVA
- a CDS encoding recombinase family protein, with protein sequence MDTDSTVSAPAGRRLGYARVSTDEQDEALQVAALDRAGIDALYVDHGVSGAAISRPRFDAMLADLRPGDTVVVYSLSRLSRGMKHLVELGERFEQTGVQLHSVTESIDTSTAMGRFWFVMLAALAAMERDLLQERTRAGLAAARAKGRYGGRPAKLTAEEKRHAVLLRAGGVPVDEVARTLKCSRATVYRALAEAEEDVA
- a CDS encoding helix-turn-helix domain-containing protein, whose product is MTEQRTPFQHAVANPSVRKDIAAAVRDGIPVEQLAEAFNISESTVRSYAAEWRGAHRKVQLLTDWEKSAIIEGCARGARRRWERTYSPEVVRQVLGEV
- a CDS encoding helix-turn-helix domain-containing protein, which gives rise to MNQQTQKMPGKFFPHAIEDEQTRIRIAERAQAGESVSALAEEYGVSTRTVMRYRDALEGGE
- a CDS encoding crotonase/enoyl-CoA hydratase family protein codes for the protein MGQSYESVTVEISDHVARVTLIGPGKGNAMGPAFWAEMPEVFGTLDADPEVRAIVLTGSGKNFSYGLDVPAMAGAMPGLDAGAKRRHEFHQTILKMQGAINAVADCRTPTIASVHGWCIGGGVDLISAVDIRYASADAKFSVREVKLAIVADVGSLARLPLILSDGHLRELALTGKDIDAARAEKIGLVNDVFDDAEASLAAAHATAAEIAANPPLTVHGVKDVLDQQRIARVSESLRYVAAWNSAFLPSKDLGEAVTALFEKRPPNFRGE